The following proteins come from a genomic window of Heyndrickxia acidicola:
- a CDS encoding LLM class flavin-dependent oxidoreductase → MTKKIALSVLDPSPIVEGGSAELSLQNTLDLAKKTEQWGYKRFWLAEHHNWAGMASSASPIVIGRVASITEKMRIGSGAMLLSHYSPLSVAEQFGTLETFFPGRIDLGLGRAPGTDQYTANVLRQRVAGEPEFDDRLQELIAYLYGTGTATKNGSFSFHAIPGEKTNVPIWLLGSGSYSAQLAGILGLPFSFAGHFAPGNMLEAIKRYREYFRPSQFLEEPYVLLAVQVVAADKKQEAQRLATSMYQKFLLLTRGQPSPILPPVDNMDELWNDNERRAVEEQLFTSIIGDPAGVKQQLHELIERTDANEIMAHTEIFDHKARLRSYEILAQAAVN, encoded by the coding sequence ATGACAAAGAAAATAGCTCTTTCAGTACTAGATCCCTCCCCAATTGTCGAGGGAGGATCAGCCGAACTTTCCCTTCAAAACACGCTTGATCTAGCAAAGAAAACAGAACAGTGGGGATATAAACGGTTTTGGCTTGCTGAACATCATAATTGGGCAGGAATGGCGAGTTCAGCATCCCCGATCGTAATTGGACGAGTAGCCTCTATCACGGAAAAAATGCGTATTGGATCAGGCGCAATGCTGCTTTCCCATTATTCTCCTCTTTCCGTGGCTGAGCAATTTGGAACATTAGAAACCTTCTTCCCTGGCCGGATCGACCTTGGATTGGGGCGGGCACCTGGCACCGACCAATATACAGCAAATGTATTGCGGCAGCGGGTGGCTGGTGAACCTGAATTTGATGACCGGCTTCAAGAGCTTATCGCATATCTTTATGGTACAGGAACAGCCACTAAGAATGGTTCATTTAGCTTTCACGCCATTCCCGGCGAAAAAACAAATGTGCCCATTTGGCTGTTAGGTTCAGGATCTTATAGTGCACAATTGGCTGGAATACTTGGGTTACCATTCTCTTTCGCGGGACATTTTGCTCCAGGTAACATGCTGGAGGCCATAAAACGGTACCGGGAATATTTTCGTCCGTCTCAATTTTTGGAGGAGCCTTATGTACTGTTAGCCGTTCAAGTGGTGGCTGCGGATAAGAAACAGGAGGCACAAAGGCTTGCCACTTCGATGTATCAAAAATTTCTTTTATTAACCCGCGGACAGCCTTCGCCCATTTTGCCTCCTGTTGATAATATGGACGAGCTTTGGAACGATAATGAACGCAGGGCGGTTGAAGAACAGCTTTTCACTTCTATCATCGGGGACCCTGCAGGTGTGAAGCAGCAGCTCCATGAGTTAATAGAAAGGACTGACGCTAATGAAATTATGGCTCATACAGAGATTTTTGATCATAAGGCACGGCTGCGCTCTTATGAAATTTTGGCTCAGGCTGCAGTAAATTAA